A DNA window from Mytilus edulis chromosome 14, xbMytEdul2.2, whole genome shotgun sequence contains the following coding sequences:
- the LOC139504193 gene encoding GTPase IMAP family member 4-like: protein MSRNKEIRIVLIGCTGVGKSSVGNTLLGKKEFEESAAANSVTSKCEVGEGTVGTRHIKVVDTPGLISSDGTNMISKLEGFFKCLDPGPHAIIIVIAPFRDSHAEREALEDLRTFFGDDNFLDFTMLVMVRKSDIIGEFGESKDITEFINQKSAENVKQLYMQCKERIVAVENKQKMSERQKEAEKVFEVIDNMDGFYGHHCFKRTSEVIMQHKELKENAKEIADLKEQVKKLELEKNKKKWFYFF from the exons ATGTCACGGAATAAAGA AATAAGAATAGTACTTATTGGCTGTACGGGTGTTGGTAAAAGTTCCGTTGGAAACACACTACTCGGAAAGAAGGAATTTGAAGAATCTGCGGCAGCAAATTCCGTCACTTCGAAATGTGAAGTTGGTGAAGGCACAGTAGGAACAAGACATATAAAAGTTGTTGATACACCCGGTCTCATAAGTTCCGATGGGACAAACATGATTTCTAAACTAGAGGGATTTTTCAAATGTCTTGATCCTGGTCCGCACGCAATTATCATTGTAATTGCACCTTTCAGAGACTCACACGCGGAACGTGAGGCTTTGGAAGATTTGCGTACTTTTTTTGGCGATGACAATTTTCTTGATTTTACCATGCTTGTTATGGTAAGGAAGTCTGATATCATTGGTGAATTCGGAGAATCTAAAGACATTACAGAGTTTATCAATCAGAAATCTgcagaaaatgtaaaacaactttACATGCAATGTAAAGAACGGATCGTTGctgttgaaaataaacaaaaaatgagtGAAAGACAAAAAGAGGCTGAGAAGGTGTTTGAGGTAATAGACAATATGGACGGATTTTATGGTCATCATTGTTTTAAAAGAACATCGGAAGTAATAATGCAACACAAGGAATTAAAAGAAAATGCCAAGGAAATTGCAGATTTAAAAGAACAGGTCAAAAAACTTGAACtggaaaaaaacaagaaaaaatggttttattttttttaa